One genomic region from Enoplosus armatus isolate fEnoArm2 chromosome 17, fEnoArm2.hap1, whole genome shotgun sequence encodes:
- the pold1 gene encoding DNA polymerase delta catalytic subunit, whose product MFDDAEMEAEEMEGQAGHDVIPVGDLFSADLNPRWRRPHAPSLDPSSDTLVFQQIDLDYYLGATVAGMPGQLQGKVPVIRMFGVTDSGNSVCCHIHGFAPYFYVPAPSGFTSGYLGEFKRELNSAVLKDMRSNKDNISVTVLAVEITRKENMYGYHGKRSLDFLRITMAMPRLIAPAKRLLEQGFKFGPFPIQGYQSYEANIDFEIRFMVDSDVVGCCWIELPKGKYRVREEKSTLCQYEVDVGWTDLISHPAEGDWQRIAPLRVLSFDIECAGRKGIFPEADKDPVIQIASMVQRQGETEPFIRTVFTLQSCASIVGSQILCFTQEQQLLQSWAEFLRTVDPDIITGYNIQNFDFPYLLNRAAALKVNLFPYLGRMRGIKSVLRDLNFQSKQMGRRENKTINMEGRVQFDLLQVLLRDYKLRSYTLNAVSFHFLQEQKEDVQHSIITDLQNGNEQTRRRLAVYCLKDAYLPLRLLQKLMCVINYMEMARVTGVPLTYLLSRGQQIKVVSQLLRQAMKQDLVMPVVKTEGGEDYTGATVIEPEKGYYSVPIATLDFSSLYPSIMMAHNLCYTTLLQKGSLERQGLSPEDFIKTPTGDMFVKSSVRKGLLPEILENLLSARKRAKTELKKETDPFKRQVLDGRQLALKISANSVYGFTGAQVGKLPCLEISQSVTGFGRQMIEQTKQLVESKYTISNGYQGDAKVVYGDTDSVMVKLGVATVREAMDIGREAAEWVSSHFTPPIKLEFEKVYYPYLLINKKRYAGLYFSSSAETHEKMDCKGIETVRRDNCPLVANLINTCLQRILIDRDPQGAVAHAKEVISDLLCNRIDISQLVITKELTRTAQEYAGKQAHVELAERMRKRDAGSAPNLGDRVPYVIIKAAKGVAAYMKSEDPIYVLENTIPIDTQYYLEQQLSKPLLRIFEPILGESKAESVLLKGDHTRCKTVLTSKIGGLMAFAQKRSTCIGCKAVLKTDAAVCDFCKKKESELYQKEIFHLNTLEERFSRLWTQCQRCQGSLHEDVLCTSRDCPIFYMRKKVQKDLDDQSKLVSRFGW is encoded by the exons ATGTTTGACGAtgcagagatggaggcagaggagatggaggggcAGGCAGGACATGATGTTATTCCCGTAG GTGACCTCTTCTCAGCAGACCTTAACCCTCGTTGGCGGCGGCCTCATGCCCCTTCACTGGACCCATCATCTGACACTTTGGTGTTTCAGCAGATTGATCTCGACTATTATTTAG GGGCAACAGTGGCTGGCATGCCTGGCCAGTTACAGGGAAAAGTCCCAGTCATTCGAATGTTTGGGGTGACAGACAGTGGCAACAGTGTGTGCTGCCACATCCATGGTTTTGCGCCTTACTTTTATGTTCCTGCACCAAGTG GGTTCACTTCTGGTTATCTGGGTGAATTTAAAAGAGAGTTAAACTCTGCTGTCCTGAAGGACATGCGATCCAATAAGGACAACATCTCCGTCACAGTGTTGGCTGTGGAAATCACCCGTAAAGAGA ACATGTATGGTTACCATGGGAAACGCAGTCTGGATTTTTTGCGGATAACCATGGCGATGCCCCGTCTGATCGCCCCAGCAAAGAGACTTCTGGAGCAGGGCTTCAAGTTCGGACCTTTCCCCATACAGGGTTACCAATCCTATGAGGCCAACATAGATTTTGagataag GTTTATGGTGGACAGTGATGTGGTGGGATGCTGCTGGATTGAACTTCCCAAAGGCAAGTACAGAGTGCGTGAAGAGAAGAGCA CCTTGTGTCAGTATGAGGTGGATGTGGGATGGACAGATTTGATAAGTCACCCTGCAGAGGGAGACTGGCAGAGGATTGCTCCACTCAGGGTCCTCAGCTTTGACATTGAGTGTGCAGGAAGAAAAG GAATCTTCCCAGAAGCAGACAAAGATCCTGTGATTCAGATAGCGTCTATGGTGCAGCGACAAGGTGAGACAGAGCCCTTCATCCGCACCGTGTTCACACTCCAGTCCTGCGCCAGCATCGTGGGCTCTCAGATATTGTGCTTTACACAGGAGCAACAGCTACTGCAG AGCTGGGCGGAGTTTCTGAGGACAGTGGACCCAGACATCATCACTGGATACAACATCCAAAACTTCGACTTTCCCTACTTGCTCAACAGGGCAGCTGCTTTAAAG GTGAATCTCTTTCCCTACCTCGGCCGAATGCGAGGCATCAAGTCAGTCTTGCGAGACTTGAACTTCCAGAGCAAACAGATGGGCCGCAGAGAGAACAAGACCATTAACATGGAGGGCCGTGTTCAGTTTGATCTACTGCAG GTTCTCCTCAGGGACTATAAACTGCGCTCGTACACGCTGAACGCTGTGAGTTTCCACTTCCTGCAAGAACAGAAGGAGGATGTGCAGCACTCCATCATCACTGATCTACAG AATGGCAACGAACAGACACGTCGTCGTTTGGCTGTCTACTGCCTGAAAGATGCCTACCTCCCACTGCGTTTGCTGCAGAAGCTGATGTGTGTGATTAACTACATGGAGATGGCCAGAGTGACAGGGGTGCCTCTCACCTACTTGCTCTCGAGAGGACAGCAGATCAAAGTCGTCTCTCAGCTGCTGCGACAG GCCATGAAACAGGACCTGGTCATGCCTGTTgtaaagacagaaggaggagaagactACACTGGAGCGACTGTCATTGAGCCAGAGAAAGG GTATTACAGTGTTCCTATTGCCACCCTGGATTTCTCCTCCTTGTATCCATCCATCATGATGGCTCACAATCTGTGCTACACCACCCTGCTGCAGAAAGGCTCACTGGAGAGACAGGG cctctCACCAGAGGACTTCATAAAGACTCCGACTGGTGACATGTTTGTGAAGAGCTCTGTGAGGAAAGGACTTCTACCTGAGATCCTGGAGAACCTGCTGTCTGCCAGGAAGAG ggccaaaacagagctaaagaaGGAAACTGACCCTTTCAAGAGGCAGGTGCTGGACGGCCGACAGCTGGCCCTCAAAATCAGCGCAAACTCAGTCTATGGCTTCACAGGTGCCCAGGTGGGCAAGCTGCCCTGCCTCGAGATCTCACAG AGCGTCACTGGTTTCGGGAGACAGATGATAGAGCAAACCAAACAGTTGGTGGAGTCCAAGTACACCATTTCCAATGGTTACCAGGGTGATGCCAAG GTAGTTTATGGGGACACAGACTCCGTCATGGTTAAGCTTGGAGTTGCCACAGTGAGGGAGGCCATGGATATCGGGAGGGAGGCAGCAGAGTGGGTGTCGTCCCATTTCACACCGCCCATCAAACTGGAGTTTGAGAAG GTGTACTACCCATACCTGCTGATCAACAAGAAGCGCTACGCAGGCCTCTATTTCTCCTCTAGTGCAGAGACACATGAGAAGATGGATTGTAAAGGCATTGAGACTGTTCGCAGAGACAACTGCCCTCTGGTGGCTAACCTTATCAACACCTGTCTGCAGAGAATCCTCATAGaccg GGATCCTCAGGGTGCTGTGGCTCATGCTAAAGAAGtgatctcagacctgctgtGCAACCGTATCGACATCAGCCAGCTGGTCATCACCAAGGAGCTAACGCGCACCGCCCAGGAGTATGCTGGGAAACAGGCGCACGTGGAGCTGGCTGAGAG AATGAGGAAAAGAGATGCCGGCAGCGCCCCCAACCTGGGAGACAGAGTTCCTTATGTCATCATCAAGGCTGCAAAGGGAGTAGCAGCATACATGAAGTCAGAG GACCCGATCTATGTGCTGGAGAACACCATTCCCATCGACACGCAGTACTacctggagcagcagctgtcCAAGCCCCTGCTGAGAATATTTGAGCCCATCCTGGGAGAGAGCAAGGCAGAGAGCGTCCTGCTCA AGGGTGACCACACACGCTGTAAGACTGTGTTGACCTCGAAGATCGGAGGCCTCATGGCATTTGCTCAGAAGAGGAGCACCTGCATCGGCTGCAAAGCTGTGCTCAAGACGGACG CGGCTGTGTGCGATTTCTGTAAGAAGAAGGAGTCAGAACTGTACCAAAAGGAG ATCTTTCACCTGAACACACTGGAGGAGCGTTTCTCTCGCCTGTGGACTCAGTGTCAGCGTTGTCAAGGCTCCCTCCATGAGGATGTGCTCTGTACCag CCGGGATTGTCCCATCTTTTACATGAGGAAGAAGGTTCAGAAAGACTTGGATGACCAGAGCAAGCTGGTGTCTCGCTTTGGATGGTGA